The Corallococcus caeni genome includes a region encoding these proteins:
- a CDS encoding M1 family aminopeptidase: MRTLPGWWLLCALLSGPAAAAPPAAPAIPGAGSVAPSVAPEVQLCLQHLKPGERDRAAKALGPLESVPLYRVQLEVEPKERRVWGKVQVQLVAKGPRPLTELYLRLTPNTRSRQVTLSSAKLNGKAVALELGPEPTLQRITVEPPVAPGGTVSLEVAVKGTVPRAAPGAESLMGLGGGGKTGADDHGAFSATADVVSLVGVVPQVPPVDDQGQPWAGPQGMGDLALYEPAHVLATLTVPSGWAAHATGTPLGEVPERDGRVRYSFAAAAVRDFPVLVTRGYQSATSTVNGVTVESHFAAQDAATGKRVLKYASQALTEFEKRLGPLPYTHFRVVQAPLSGGAGGMEFPGLVTVGTSLYRAKQDPLKMLAGMPGMEAFQELLDAQGAGLLAQVGAQVGESLERTLEFTVAHEVAHQYFAGLVGSDPIHDPVVDESLAQYAALLYMEWAHGPEAAESLRNEALVMPYQFFRLSGGRDGRADRPTGDFDGGELEYGALVYGKAPLLHHASRKLVGDSAFFKALRAYVDTYRFKWACKACFTQELAKASPANAKALGQLRARWWEEAHGDEDLGAADLQGLMEAMGGDLGDVKLDAQTQQLLEQLLPQLMGQ; the protein is encoded by the coding sequence ATGCGGACCCTCCCCGGATGGTGGCTGCTGTGCGCGCTGCTCTCAGGCCCTGCCGCCGCGGCCCCTCCTGCCGCGCCCGCCATCCCGGGCGCGGGCAGCGTGGCGCCAAGCGTGGCTCCGGAAGTCCAGCTGTGTCTCCAGCACCTGAAGCCGGGGGAGCGGGACCGGGCCGCGAAGGCGCTGGGGCCGCTGGAGTCCGTGCCGCTCTACCGCGTGCAACTGGAGGTGGAGCCGAAGGAGCGGCGCGTCTGGGGCAAGGTGCAGGTGCAACTGGTGGCGAAGGGGCCCCGGCCGCTGACGGAGCTGTACCTGCGGCTGACGCCCAACACCCGCTCCCGCCAGGTGACGCTCTCCAGCGCGAAGCTCAACGGGAAGGCCGTGGCGCTGGAGCTGGGGCCGGAGCCCACGTTGCAGCGCATCACCGTGGAGCCCCCCGTGGCCCCCGGCGGCACGGTGTCGCTGGAGGTCGCGGTGAAGGGCACGGTGCCCAGGGCGGCGCCGGGCGCGGAGTCGCTCATGGGCCTGGGCGGCGGTGGGAAGACCGGCGCGGATGACCACGGGGCCTTCTCCGCCACGGCGGACGTGGTGAGCCTGGTGGGCGTGGTGCCGCAGGTGCCCCCGGTGGATGACCAGGGCCAGCCGTGGGCCGGCCCGCAGGGCATGGGGGACCTGGCGCTGTACGAGCCCGCGCACGTGCTGGCCACGCTCACCGTGCCGTCGGGCTGGGCGGCGCACGCCACCGGGACGCCCCTGGGGGAAGTGCCCGAGCGCGACGGCCGGGTGCGCTACAGCTTCGCGGCGGCGGCGGTGCGCGACTTCCCGGTGCTGGTGACGCGCGGCTACCAGTCCGCGACTTCGACGGTGAATGGCGTCACGGTGGAGAGCCACTTCGCGGCGCAGGACGCGGCGACAGGCAAGCGCGTGCTCAAGTACGCGTCGCAGGCCCTGACGGAGTTCGAGAAGCGGCTGGGCCCGCTGCCCTACACCCACTTCCGCGTGGTGCAGGCCCCCTTGAGCGGGGGCGCGGGCGGCATGGAGTTCCCGGGCCTGGTGACGGTGGGCACGTCGCTCTACCGCGCGAAGCAGGACCCCTTGAAGATGCTGGCGGGCATGCCCGGCATGGAGGCCTTCCAGGAGCTGCTGGACGCGCAAGGCGCGGGCCTGCTGGCGCAGGTGGGCGCGCAGGTGGGCGAGTCCCTGGAGCGCACGCTGGAGTTCACCGTGGCGCACGAGGTGGCGCACCAGTACTTCGCGGGGCTCGTGGGCTCCGACCCCATCCACGACCCGGTGGTGGACGAGTCGTTGGCGCAGTACGCGGCGCTCCTCTACATGGAGTGGGCCCACGGCCCGGAGGCCGCCGAGTCCCTGCGCAACGAGGCCCTGGTGATGCCGTACCAGTTCTTCCGGCTGTCCGGCGGCAGGGACGGCCGCGCGGACCGACCCACGGGCGACTTCGACGGCGGCGAGCTGGAGTACGGCGCGCTCGTGTACGGCAAGGCGCCACTCCTGCACCACGCGTCGCGCAAGCTCGTGGGGGACAGCGCCTTCTTCAAGGCCCTGCGCGCGTACGTGGACACGTACCGCTTCAAGTGGGCGTGCAAGGCGTGCTTCACGCAGGAGCTGGCGAAGGCGAGCCCCGCGAACGCGAAGGCGCTGGGGCAGCTGAGAGCGCGCTGGTGGGAGGAGGCCCACGGCGACGAGGACCTGGGCGCGGCGGACCTCCAGGGGCTGATGGAGGCCATGGGCGGCGACCTGGGCGACGTGAAGCTGGACGCCCAGACGCAGCAGCTGCTGGAACAGCTCCTGCCCCAGCTCATGGGGCAGTGA
- a CDS encoding PEGA domain-containing protein — protein MSLRRFAILSLVATLALPSAAFAQDNDDLLAPTEETKPTKSKGKPKTAKPKPTVKRKTPPKKEKLGARKGKTGKGTATATAEDVAPAKATLVLKLGSNARTAKVTVDGQEVNPLTPLELAPGEHTVIARRQNYSDFNQQVTLAPGQTAELTLALDAATGFATLRADVPRVTVFVDGTRVGATPVENHPLSQGQHEIEFRGPAGLKDVKNINVRAGQLYVVEGRLRPSPEPAATAAVAQPDDTPRSTVLEPSKPAEPVDQPGLALGTEQPPEVKESTSKAWYQKWYVWVGVGVVAAAAGAGAYAVTKSPAELTPGQVCGGECDGSIGFSGLRPVMPAPGMRF, from the coding sequence ATGAGTCTTCGCCGCTTCGCCATCCTGTCGCTCGTCGCCACCCTGGCGCTGCCCTCCGCGGCCTTCGCCCAGGACAATGATGATCTCCTCGCCCCCACGGAGGAGACGAAGCCCACGAAGTCCAAGGGCAAGCCCAAGACCGCGAAGCCGAAGCCCACGGTGAAGCGCAAGACGCCACCCAAGAAGGAGAAGCTGGGCGCGCGCAAGGGCAAGACGGGCAAGGGCACCGCGACGGCCACCGCCGAGGACGTGGCGCCCGCCAAGGCCACGCTCGTGCTCAAGCTGGGCAGCAACGCGCGCACCGCGAAGGTGACGGTGGACGGCCAGGAGGTGAACCCGCTGACGCCGCTGGAGCTGGCGCCGGGGGAGCACACCGTCATCGCCCGCCGTCAGAACTACTCGGACTTCAACCAGCAGGTGACGCTGGCGCCGGGCCAGACGGCGGAGCTGACGCTTGCGCTGGACGCGGCGACGGGCTTCGCCACCCTGCGCGCGGACGTGCCCCGCGTCACCGTGTTCGTGGACGGGACGCGCGTGGGCGCCACCCCCGTGGAGAACCACCCGCTGTCCCAGGGGCAGCACGAAATCGAGTTCCGGGGGCCGGCGGGGCTCAAGGACGTGAAGAACATCAACGTGCGCGCCGGCCAGCTCTACGTCGTGGAGGGCCGCCTGCGTCCGTCCCCCGAGCCGGCGGCGACGGCGGCGGTGGCGCAGCCGGACGACACGCCGCGCTCGACGGTGCTGGAGCCCTCGAAGCCCGCGGAGCCGGTGGACCAGCCGGGGCTGGCGCTGGGCACCGAGCAGCCGCCGGAGGTGAAGGAGAGCACCAGCAAGGCCTGGTACCAGAAGTGGTACGTCTGGGTGGGCGTGGGCGTGGTGGCCGCCGCGGCGGGCGCCGGTGCCTACGCCGTGACGAAGAGCCCCGCGGAGCTCACCCCGGGCCAGGTGTGCGGCGGGGAGTGCGACGGCTCCATCGGGTTCTCGGGCCTGCGCCCGGTGATGCCCGCGCCCGGCATGCGCTTCTGA
- a CDS encoding cellulose synthase family protein: MTTVEIIFLAVYFSLLSVLGVYGSHRYRMAFLYYRHKFKLPTPNGTLPALPRVTIQLPIFNEMYVVERLVESVCRIDYPRELLEIQVLDDSTDETCGIARACVERHRQKGHDIVYIHRVNRQGFKAGALENGLKLATGEYVAVFDADFVPSPDFLMRTVPFFADAKVGMVQVRWGHLNREFSILTQAQSIFLDGHFIIEHTARNRAGCFFNFNGTAGIWRRSTISDAGGWQHDTLTEDLDLSYRAQLKGWQFIFLPEVISPAEVPVDMNAFKSQQHRWAKGSIQTAKKLLPTILKSDLPLLVKREAFFHLTNNMAYLLMVLLSVLMPISMVVRFQHGLYGTLFLDLPFFITATASVCVFYVAAQRERGVKGWERFKYLPFLMSLGIGLAINNAKAVGEALLNQQSGFARTPKTGAEGKSVKAVKKSYRGSKTLMPVVELLFAAYFTGALWFAIDARIYTSVPFIILFLAGFLYVGVSSLLQGFAGKAKVADAVPAVTSSEEQPRQAA; this comes from the coding sequence ATGACCACCGTCGAGATCATCTTCCTGGCAGTCTACTTCAGCTTGCTGAGCGTGTTGGGAGTCTACGGCTCCCACCGCTACCGCATGGCGTTTCTGTATTACCGCCACAAGTTCAAGCTGCCGACGCCCAATGGCACGCTCCCCGCGCTGCCTCGGGTAACAATCCAGCTGCCCATCTTCAACGAGATGTACGTGGTGGAGCGCCTGGTGGAGTCGGTGTGCCGCATCGACTACCCGCGTGAGCTGCTGGAGATCCAGGTGCTGGACGACTCCACGGACGAGACGTGCGGCATCGCGCGCGCGTGCGTGGAGCGCCACCGCCAGAAGGGCCACGACATCGTCTACATCCACCGCGTCAACCGCCAGGGCTTCAAGGCGGGCGCGCTGGAGAACGGCCTCAAGCTGGCCACGGGCGAGTACGTGGCGGTGTTCGACGCGGACTTCGTCCCCAGCCCCGACTTCCTGATGCGCACGGTGCCCTTCTTCGCGGACGCGAAGGTGGGCATGGTGCAGGTGCGCTGGGGCCACCTGAACCGTGAGTTCTCCATCCTCACGCAGGCGCAGAGCATCTTCCTGGACGGGCACTTCATCATCGAGCACACCGCGCGCAACCGCGCCGGCTGCTTCTTCAACTTCAACGGCACCGCGGGCATCTGGCGCCGCAGCACCATCTCCGACGCGGGCGGCTGGCAGCACGACACGCTCACGGAGGACCTGGACCTGTCCTACCGCGCCCAGCTGAAGGGCTGGCAGTTCATCTTCCTGCCGGAGGTCATCTCCCCGGCGGAGGTGCCGGTGGACATGAACGCCTTCAAGAGCCAGCAGCACCGCTGGGCCAAGGGCTCCATCCAGACGGCGAAGAAGCTCTTGCCCACCATCCTCAAGAGCGACCTGCCGCTGCTGGTGAAGCGCGAGGCCTTCTTCCACCTCACCAACAACATGGCCTACCTGTTGATGGTGCTGCTGTCCGTGCTGATGCCCATCAGCATGGTGGTGCGCTTCCAGCACGGCCTGTACGGCACGCTGTTCCTGGACCTGCCCTTCTTCATCACCGCGACGGCCAGCGTCTGCGTCTTCTACGTGGCCGCCCAGCGCGAGCGCGGCGTGAAGGGCTGGGAGCGCTTCAAGTACCTGCCCTTCCTGATGAGCCTGGGCATCGGCCTGGCCATCAACAACGCGAAGGCCGTGGGCGAGGCGCTGCTCAACCAGCAGTCGGGCTTCGCCCGCACGCCGAAGACGGGCGCCGAGGGCAAGAGCGTCAAGGCCGTGAAGAAGAGCTACCGGGGCAGCAAGACGCTGATGCCGGTGGTGGAGCTGCTCTTCGCCGCCTACTTCACCGGGGCGCTGTGGTTCGCCATCGACGCGCGCATCTACACGTCGGTGCCCTTCATCATCCTGTTCCTGGCGGGCTTCCTCTACGTGGGCGTGTCCAGCCTGCTGCAGGGCTTCGCCGGCAAGGCGAAGGTGGCGGACGCCGTCCCCGCCGTGACGTCCTCCGAGGAGCAGCCGCGCCAGGCGGCCTGA
- a CDS encoding D-alanine--D-alanine ligase, with protein MGKRVGVLMGGWGEEREISLKTGEAVVAALETLGHTVTRVFAGPGLDRALRAADIEVAFLALHGRMGEDGRVQGLLELLEIPYTGSGVLASALAMDKPMAKKLFQLHNLATPRGYRVAREDAERALELHGDNGFPCVVKPAKGGSSVGLSVVHDAGALVPAVAQACRFGGEALVERFVKGQEVTVGILGDSVLGSCEVAFPREGFDYEAKYKGGTQYFLPPRLSDTRRVNVESLALAAYRALGCRGYGRVDLLCSDTENDVVLEVNTLPGFTPTSLLPKIAARAGLDFPALVQGVLDRATRDESHVTEAAPVAPVPLRIAR; from the coding sequence ATGGGCAAGCGCGTGGGAGTGCTGATGGGCGGGTGGGGTGAGGAGCGGGAGATTTCGCTCAAGACGGGGGAGGCCGTGGTGGCGGCCCTGGAGACCCTGGGACACACCGTCACCCGCGTCTTCGCGGGCCCGGGCCTGGACCGGGCGCTGCGCGCGGCCGACATCGAGGTCGCCTTCCTCGCGCTGCACGGGCGCATGGGGGAGGACGGCCGCGTGCAGGGCCTGCTGGAGCTGCTGGAGATTCCGTACACCGGCTCCGGCGTGCTGGCCTCCGCGCTGGCCATGGACAAGCCCATGGCGAAGAAGCTCTTCCAGCTGCACAACCTGGCCACGCCCCGGGGCTACCGGGTGGCCCGCGAGGACGCGGAGCGCGCGCTGGAGCTGCACGGCGACAACGGCTTCCCCTGCGTGGTGAAGCCCGCGAAGGGCGGCTCGTCCGTGGGCCTGTCCGTGGTGCACGACGCCGGGGCCCTGGTGCCCGCGGTGGCCCAGGCGTGCCGCTTCGGCGGCGAGGCCCTGGTGGAGCGCTTCGTGAAGGGCCAGGAGGTGACGGTGGGCATCCTCGGCGACAGCGTGCTGGGCAGCTGCGAGGTGGCCTTCCCCCGCGAGGGCTTCGACTACGAGGCCAAGTACAAGGGCGGCACCCAGTACTTCCTCCCGCCCCGCCTGTCCGACACCCGCCGCGTCAACGTGGAGTCGCTCGCGCTGGCCGCGTACCGCGCCCTGGGCTGCCGGGGCTACGGCCGCGTGGACCTGCTCTGCTCCGACACGGAGAACGACGTGGTGCTGGAGGTGAACACCCTGCCGGGCTTCACCCCCACCAGCCTCCTGCCGAAGATCGCCGCCCGCGCGGGCCTGGACTTCCCGGCGCTGGTGCAGGGCGTGCTCGACCGCGCCACCCGCGACGAGTCCCACGTCACCGAGGCCGCCCCCGTCGCGCCCGTGCCCCTGCGCATCGCCCGCTAG
- a CDS encoding PEGA domain-containing protein, with product MRRPFNRALHATLSGWLVGMLAMGPAAAQQQHVPLRLMPRTLPSATGPRVAVVAIPVDASLEGEALALAHWAEQAVARSGRLELVRLTDALDPQGASARQAKAVEGNAALKDGLKAYDELDTVKALQSFDKAVKDYEQADLSRAFPLLSRARVMKAATQVANGENKAAELEMRGVLAVDPRATFNPNFFPPEEVAFVEKERKAQLDGAQATLSVRTQPVAAQVFVDGAYRGVSPLALTGLTRADHYVTLVAPGYVVTEGRAREGESSFTLTKLPVQQRYAALVERIAKNPDDEERDKALQELGALAGVPQVLALVVRGGPGNAPLTVTGLRMDVADGHNQAYALGQVPRGDAMATGSEALLTGLVAQDAARVDGKPVKHFAGGGGVSRRTAGYVLLATGVALLAGGIYFGLEASSKADAFKTAPQGSTRAEDLKSTGKTYALVADIGVLAGLVSAGAGSYLAFYKKGGGSSSSSPPASTPPARAAPAREEKPMKEALPMPPPPPAAKTEPAPKANATSTPAPEQAPAKTPPPPAFEPPPEPPPAPPAKKLTRKEREAEAKRQREEAARLKREEEQRKKDEEAQRKQQEEAKRKADEEAKRKAEEDAKRKREEEKKRPKLDEDDLRNY from the coding sequence ATGCGACGTCCTTTCAATCGCGCGCTGCACGCGACGCTCAGTGGCTGGCTGGTGGGAATGCTGGCCATGGGCCCCGCCGCCGCGCAGCAGCAACACGTACCGCTGCGGCTGATGCCGCGAACGCTGCCGTCGGCGACGGGCCCCCGCGTGGCGGTGGTGGCCATTCCCGTGGATGCGTCGCTGGAGGGTGAGGCGCTGGCGCTGGCGCACTGGGCCGAGCAGGCCGTGGCCCGCTCCGGGCGCCTGGAGCTGGTGCGGCTGACGGACGCGCTGGACCCCCAGGGCGCGAGCGCGCGCCAGGCGAAGGCGGTGGAGGGCAACGCCGCGCTCAAGGACGGCTTGAAGGCGTACGACGAGCTGGACACCGTGAAGGCGCTCCAGAGCTTCGACAAGGCGGTGAAGGACTACGAGCAGGCGGACCTGTCTCGCGCGTTCCCGCTCTTGAGCCGCGCGCGGGTGATGAAGGCCGCGACGCAGGTGGCCAACGGGGAGAACAAGGCCGCGGAGCTGGAGATGCGCGGCGTGCTCGCGGTGGATCCGCGCGCGACGTTCAACCCCAACTTCTTCCCGCCCGAAGAGGTCGCGTTCGTGGAGAAGGAGCGCAAGGCGCAGCTGGACGGCGCGCAGGCGACGTTGTCGGTGCGCACGCAGCCCGTTGCCGCGCAGGTGTTCGTGGACGGGGCCTACCGGGGCGTGTCCCCGCTGGCGCTCACCGGCCTGACGCGCGCGGACCACTACGTGACGCTGGTGGCGCCGGGCTACGTCGTGACGGAGGGCCGGGCGCGCGAGGGCGAGTCCTCCTTCACGCTCACGAAGCTGCCGGTGCAGCAGCGCTACGCCGCGCTCGTGGAGCGCATCGCGAAGAACCCCGATGACGAAGAGCGCGACAAGGCGCTGCAGGAGCTGGGCGCGCTCGCGGGCGTGCCGCAGGTGCTGGCGCTGGTGGTGCGCGGCGGCCCGGGCAACGCGCCGCTGACCGTCACCGGCCTGCGCATGGACGTGGCGGACGGCCACAACCAGGCGTACGCGCTGGGCCAGGTGCCGCGCGGTGACGCGATGGCCACGGGCTCCGAGGCGCTGCTGACGGGGCTGGTGGCCCAGGACGCGGCGCGCGTCGACGGCAAGCCGGTGAAGCACTTCGCCGGTGGCGGGGGCGTGAGCCGCCGCACCGCGGGCTACGTGCTGCTGGCCACGGGCGTGGCGCTGCTGGCGGGCGGCATCTACTTCGGCTTGGAGGCCTCCTCCAAGGCGGACGCGTTCAAGACCGCGCCGCAGGGCAGCACGCGCGCGGAGGACCTGAAGAGCACCGGCAAGACGTACGCGCTGGTGGCGGACATCGGCGTGCTGGCGGGCCTGGTGTCCGCGGGCGCCGGCAGCTACCTGGCGTTCTACAAGAAGGGTGGGGGCTCGTCGTCGTCCAGCCCCCCCGCGAGCACGCCGCCCGCGCGCGCCGCGCCGGCCCGTGAAGAGAAGCCCATGAAGGAGGCGCTGCCCATGCCGCCGCCTCCGCCCGCCGCGAAGACGGAGCCCGCCCCCAAGGCGAACGCCACGTCCACGCCGGCCCCCGAGCAGGCCCCGGCGAAAACGCCCCCGCCGCCCGCCTTCGAGCCGCCCCCGGAGCCCCCACCCGCCCCGCCCGCGAAGAAGCTGACGCGCAAGGAGCGCGAGGCCGAGGCGAAGCGCCAGCGTGAGGAGGCGGCCCGTCTCAAGCGCGAGGAGGAGCAGCGCAAGAAGGACGAAGAGGCCCAGCGCAAGCAGCAGGAGGAGGCGAAGCGCAAGGCGGACGAGGAGGCGAAGCGCAAGGCGGAGGAAGACGCCAAGCGCAAGCGCGAGGAAGAGAAGAAGCGCCCCAAGCTCGACGAAGACGATCTCCGGAACTACTAG
- a CDS encoding S41 family peptidase produces the protein MTRFPKPWRMGLAALLVWGAPALAQKPADAASREESAYRQLELFARVLSYVENNYVEPVDRKTLIQGAIQGMLDTLDPHTVYMPPELFREMKIDTSGEFGGLGIEIARKGDRLVVVAPIDDTPAARAGIKAGDELLAIDGESTQGMDLGRALQKMRGPAGGRVLLTLMRAGFNAPRELAILRDHIRIVSVEGALYDGIGHVKVKNFQDRTDVSLKKELDRLRALNGGRELDGLVLDLRNNPGGLLDQAVAMSDRFLPGNLPIVSTRGRDGRNASEEKSRDRDTEKDYPLVVLVNAGSASASEIVAGALQDHGRAVIMGTQTFGKGSVQTIIELEDGSGLKLTIARYYTPKGRSIQEKGITPDFLVPEDSSGKTGSDAPREKDLRRHFKAEPSQATSEVAAQPRTLPTNLKDWAVTAKLADPQLKVALNYLHGLAPGPASRASGSTAGR, from the coding sequence GTGACCCGTTTCCCGAAGCCGTGGCGCATGGGACTCGCCGCGCTCCTCGTGTGGGGCGCGCCCGCGCTCGCGCAGAAGCCAGCGGACGCGGCCAGCCGGGAGGAGTCCGCGTACCGCCAGCTGGAGTTGTTCGCGCGGGTGCTCTCCTACGTGGAGAACAACTACGTGGAGCCCGTGGACAGGAAGACGCTCATCCAGGGCGCCATCCAGGGGATGCTCGACACGCTGGATCCGCACACCGTCTACATGCCCCCGGAGCTCTTCCGGGAGATGAAGATCGACACGTCCGGCGAGTTCGGCGGCCTGGGCATTGAGATCGCGCGCAAGGGCGACCGGCTGGTGGTGGTGGCGCCCATCGACGACACGCCCGCGGCGCGCGCCGGCATCAAGGCGGGGGACGAGCTGCTCGCCATCGACGGGGAGAGCACCCAGGGCATGGACCTGGGCCGCGCGCTCCAGAAGATGCGCGGGCCCGCGGGCGGCCGCGTGCTGCTCACGCTCATGCGCGCGGGCTTCAACGCCCCGCGCGAGCTGGCCATCCTGCGCGACCACATCCGCATCGTGTCCGTGGAAGGCGCGCTCTACGACGGCATCGGTCACGTGAAGGTGAAGAACTTCCAGGACCGCACGGACGTGTCGCTGAAGAAGGAGCTGGACCGGCTGCGCGCGCTCAACGGCGGCAGGGAGCTGGACGGCCTGGTGCTGGACCTGCGCAACAACCCCGGCGGCCTGTTGGACCAGGCCGTGGCCATGAGCGACCGCTTCCTGCCGGGCAACCTGCCCATCGTGTCCACGCGCGGGCGCGACGGCCGCAACGCCTCCGAGGAGAAGAGCCGCGACCGCGACACGGAGAAGGACTACCCGCTGGTGGTGCTGGTCAACGCGGGCAGCGCCTCCGCGTCCGAAATCGTCGCCGGCGCGCTCCAGGACCACGGCCGCGCGGTCATCATGGGCACGCAGACCTTCGGCAAGGGCAGCGTGCAGACCATCATCGAGCTGGAGGACGGCTCCGGCCTGAAGCTCACCATCGCGCGCTACTACACGCCCAAGGGCCGCAGCATCCAGGAGAAGGGCATCACCCCGGACTTCCTGGTGCCGGAGGACTCCTCCGGGAAGACGGGGAGCGACGCGCCCCGGGAGAAGGACCTGCGGCGCCACTTCAAGGCGGAGCCGTCCCAGGCGACGTCGGAGGTCGCCGCGCAGCCGCGCACCCTGCCCACGAACCTGAAGGACTGGGCGGTGACGGCGAAGCTCGCGGATCCACAGCTGAAGGTCGCGCTCAACTACCTCCATGGGTTGGCGCCAGGGCCCGCGTCCCGGGCCTCCGGGAGCACCGCGGGTCGCTGA